One Argiope bruennichi chromosome 5, qqArgBrue1.1, whole genome shotgun sequence DNA segment encodes these proteins:
- the LOC129968194 gene encoding degenerin deg-1-like — MNSGLALTLYLMSAGYQSTVHTFGSKIVIHDPNQTPNPEEEGLFISPGHDTLISLKQTLYRRLPHPYPDGCKDYDADISSKIRTKNDCIRACIQMKSYEKCDCIDPSLGITSNFRPCNLSNAKESCCLNEELDAMAQSASPCDCPLLCVSLYYKEQISRSRLVSRDKLTRWVLQNDKVMIKVFYSSKERNARV; from the coding sequence ATGAACAGTGGATTGGCACTCACATTGTACCTGATGTCAGCTGGTTACCAAAGCACAGTTCACACTTTCGGATCCAAAATAGTCATCCACGATCCGAATCAAACTCCAAATCCAGAAGAGGAAGGACTCTTTATCAGTCCAGGACACGACACCTTAATATCCTTAAAACAGACTCTCTATCGAAGATTACCACATCCTTATCCAGATGGCTGCAAAGATTACGATGCAGACATTAGTTCCAAAATAAGAACTAAAAACGACTGTATTCGAGCCTGTATCCAAATGAAGTCCTACGAAAAATGTGACTGCATTGATCCGTCTTTAGGAATCACGAGCAATTTCAGACCCTGCAACTTATCAAACGCAAAGGAATCCTGCTGCCTGAACGAAGAACTAGATGCCATGGCTCAGAGTGCTTCCCCTTGCGACTGTCCCTTGCTATGCGTATCTTTGTATTACAAAGAACAGATTTCAAGATCCCGTCTCGTATCACGAGATAAGTTAACACGGTGGGTTTTGCAGAATGATAAAGTGATGATCAAAGTGTTCTACTCCAGCAAGGAAAGAAATGCTCGTGTGTGA